From the Acidilutibacter cellobiosedens genome, one window contains:
- a CDS encoding Crp/Fnr family transcriptional regulator — protein sequence MKEYLKVLKIVPLFKDINEVEINTMLKCLNAHKKSYKKNEIILMAGQSVTEVGIVLSGCVQIMREDISGNRTILARFEKGNLFAEAFVCSNIKTLPITVSSISESVILFVDYHRIITTCSSACVFHAKLIKNMMAILADKNIMLSGKIEHLSKRTTKEKLLSYLSEQAAIKGNNEFTIPFNRQELADYLCVDRSAMSNELCKLRDEGILSFHRNNFMLYKFR from the coding sequence ATGAAAGAATATTTAAAAGTTTTAAAAATCGTTCCTCTTTTTAAGGATATAAATGAAGTGGAAATAAACACAATGCTCAAATGCTTAAATGCCCATAAGAAAAGCTACAAAAAAAATGAAATCATACTGATGGCAGGTCAATCGGTTACCGAGGTCGGAATTGTACTGTCAGGATGTGTACAAATAATGCGGGAAGACATATCAGGAAATCGTACAATTTTAGCTCGATTTGAGAAGGGCAATCTTTTTGCGGAGGCCTTTGTCTGTTCCAATATAAAAACACTCCCGATTACTGTATCTTCCATATCAGAAAGTGTCATCCTGTTTGTCGATTACCATCGGATTATCACTACATGTTCTTCTGCTTGTGTTTTCCATGCTAAATTGATTAAAAATATGATGGCAATTTTAGCAGATAAGAATATTATGCTGAGCGGAAAAATCGAGCACCTGTCCAAGCGAACTACAAAAGAAAAGCTGTTGTCCTATCTCTCAGAACAAGCAGCTATAAAGGGCAATAATGAATTTACAATTCCATTTAACCGACAGGAACTTGCCGATTATCTTTGTGTTGACAGGAGTGCTATGTCAAATGAACTGTGTAAACTGCGCGATGAAGGTATTCTCAGTTTCCACCGCAATAACTTTATGCTCTATAAATTCAGGTAA
- a CDS encoding nitroreductase family protein, giving the protein MDFIELAKKRYSTRNFNNKKVEQVKLEKILEAGRVAPTAANLQPQRILVIKTEAGLEKLKKAGNVYGAQLAFVVCADHSFSWKRAFDGKDTAEIDASIVATHMILEATDLGLNSIWVGYFKPDVIKAEFALPEGVEPINILGIGYSDEERKSPDRHNTERKPLTETVRYETF; this is encoded by the coding sequence ATGGATTTCATTGAACTTGCAAAAAAGCGTTATTCCACGCGAAATTTTAATAACAAAAAAGTGGAACAGGTAAAACTTGAAAAGATTTTGGAAGCCGGCAGGGTAGCTCCCACTGCTGCCAATCTGCAGCCTCAAAGGATATTGGTCATTAAAACGGAAGCAGGATTAGAAAAGCTTAAAAAAGCCGGAAATGTATACGGAGCACAGCTTGCTTTTGTGGTTTGTGCCGATCATTCTTTTAGCTGGAAGAGAGCTTTTGATGGAAAGGATACAGCAGAAATTGATGCTTCAATTGTCGCAACTCATATGATTCTGGAAGCCACTGATCTTGGGCTTAATTCTATATGGGTAGGTTATTTCAAACCGGATGTAATTAAGGCAGAGTTTGCACTTCCTGAAGGAGTTGAGCCTATAAACATATTGGGCATTGGATATTCCGATGAAGAGAGAAAATCTCCTGACAGACACAATACAGAACGCAAACCCCTTACAGAAACAGTACGTTATGAAACATTTTGA